The Longimicrobium sp. genome includes a window with the following:
- a CDS encoding IPT/TIG domain-containing protein, protein MSPATLAPGAAATLTGINFNAFPAANTVTIGGVAATVTGGTASTLNVTVPCAASGAAPVQVTQGGMTGAAFAHPLQGNVRALGVGQAAVVTDAAQVACNELPATGVASRYVVAVYNTSTSPLSATGFQISGDGTVPVTAARAVSRPGLVRAPGAPPAAAPLQEPEDAHLRILEMNRRENERLRARFAGDPRMRPRREAVAAPDVPPATRTIRVLNLNGAGTCNDYITVNATRVYYGGKVAIYEDDATPAALKASANPAMQAYYGAIGSQFNADMEPVVRTNFGDPLLRDASTDNNGVLIALFTPLVNSFGGVAAFVVSCDQYPNAAGNLASNFGEYFYAYQPTSTGTGYGAFTPDSWYWSIRATFIHETKHVVSHAARAASGAPFEESWLEEGTARHAEELWARSAVYNVGWKANTGYGSAAAPGSVYCDYRQTDAACLAADPSRPSLNMARHFHSLYTFMAAPTGYSPFGPTSAGGSSFYATSWSLVRYAIDRYGASEAAFLTALTSSPSTGAANLAARAGVSIQQLLGGWALALYADDYPGLVGATPDIQVSTWNFGSIFAGMHADFAGTFPAAYPLQPQALPFGFYGAVSVASIAGGGVKYFELSGTQTQPQLLRLEGAGGLPLPSTLRVAIARLQ, encoded by the coding sequence GTGTCGCCCGCCACGCTGGCGCCGGGCGCCGCCGCCACGCTCACGGGGATCAACTTCAACGCCTTTCCCGCCGCCAACACGGTGACCATCGGCGGAGTGGCGGCCACGGTCACCGGCGGCACCGCCAGCACGCTGAACGTGACGGTGCCGTGCGCCGCCAGCGGCGCGGCGCCGGTGCAGGTGACGCAGGGCGGGATGACGGGCGCCGCCTTCGCCCACCCGCTGCAGGGGAACGTGCGCGCGCTGGGGGTCGGCCAGGCCGCGGTGGTCACCGACGCCGCGCAGGTGGCGTGCAACGAGCTGCCCGCCACCGGCGTGGCCAGCCGCTACGTGGTGGCCGTGTACAACACCAGCACGTCGCCGCTCTCCGCCACCGGATTCCAGATCTCCGGCGACGGCACCGTTCCCGTGACGGCCGCGCGCGCGGTCTCGCGCCCCGGCCTGGTACGCGCGCCGGGGGCGCCGCCCGCCGCCGCGCCGTTGCAGGAGCCGGAGGACGCGCACCTGCGCATCCTGGAGATGAACCGGCGCGAGAACGAGCGCCTGCGCGCGCGCTTCGCCGGCGACCCGCGGATGCGGCCGCGGCGCGAAGCGGTGGCGGCCCCCGACGTGCCGCCGGCCACGCGGACGATCCGGGTGCTGAACCTGAACGGCGCCGGGACGTGCAACGACTACATCACCGTGAACGCCACGCGCGTGTACTACGGCGGCAAGGTGGCCATCTACGAGGACGACGCCACGCCGGCGGCGCTGAAGGCGTCGGCCAACCCGGCCATGCAGGCGTACTACGGCGCCATCGGCAGCCAGTTCAACGCCGACATGGAGCCGGTGGTGCGCACGAACTTCGGCGATCCGCTGCTGCGCGACGCGTCGACCGACAACAACGGCGTGCTGATCGCCCTCTTCACCCCGCTGGTCAACAGCTTCGGGGGCGTGGCGGCGTTCGTGGTGAGCTGCGACCAGTACCCGAACGCGGCGGGGAACCTGGCCAGCAACTTCGGCGAGTACTTCTACGCCTACCAGCCCACCTCCACCGGCACCGGCTACGGCGCCTTCACCCCCGATTCCTGGTACTGGAGCATCCGCGCGACGTTCATCCACGAGACCAAGCACGTGGTGTCGCACGCGGCTCGCGCCGCGTCGGGGGCGCCGTTCGAGGAATCGTGGCTGGAGGAGGGGACCGCCCGCCACGCCGAGGAGCTGTGGGCGCGGAGCGCGGTGTACAACGTGGGGTGGAAGGCCAACACCGGCTACGGGAGCGCCGCCGCGCCGGGAAGCGTGTACTGCGACTACCGCCAGACGGACGCCGCGTGCCTGGCCGCCGACCCCAGCCGCCCGTCGCTGAACATGGCGCGGCACTTCCACTCCCTCTACACCTTCATGGCCGCCCCGACCGGCTACTCGCCCTTCGGGCCGACGTCGGCGGGCGGATCGTCGTTCTACGCCACCTCGTGGTCGCTGGTGCGCTACGCCATCGACCGCTACGGGGCGTCGGAGGCGGCGTTCCTGACGGCGCTGACCTCGTCGCCGAGCACGGGCGCGGCGAACCTGGCGGCGCGGGCGGGCGTCTCCATCCAGCAGCTGCTGGGCGGGTGGGCGCTGGCGTTGTACGCCGACGACTATCCCGGCCTGGTGGGCGCCACCCCCGACATCCAGGTGTCCACCTGGAACTTCGGCAGCATCTTCGCGGGGATGCACGCGGACTTCGCCGGCACCTTCCCCGCCGCCTATCCGCTGCAGCCGCAGGCGCTGCCGTTCGGGTTCTACGGCGCGGTGAGCGTGGCGTCGATCGCCGGCGGCGGGGTGAAGTACTTCGAGCTCTCGGGCACGCAAACGCAGCCGCAGCTGCTCCGGCTGGAGGGAGCGGGGGGACTTCCGCTTCCCTCCACGCTGCGGGTGGCCATCGCGCGCCTGCAGTGA
- a CDS encoding SDR family oxidoreductase: MARERWEYRGRWALVTGASAGIGEAFARGLARRGMHLALAARREDRLRALADELASAHRVRTLVVPADLGEPGAADALWRQAADGRDIHLLVNNAGFGLKGPFHELPLDRQAEMVRVNCIAPLELAHHALAHMRGRGGGIVNVASIAGYQPIPLMATYAATKAFLITLSEALAAESGDAGVRVVTVNPGPVKTEFQAVAGTQVRDRAPGLRTPGQVVEAALRALEAGRMTVTPGLVNRMAAAAVRIAPRGIVVRAAKAVMRKLR, from the coding sequence ATGGCACGTGAGCGGTGGGAGTACCGCGGGCGCTGGGCGCTGGTCACCGGCGCATCCGCCGGCATCGGCGAGGCGTTCGCGCGCGGGCTGGCCCGGCGCGGGATGCACCTGGCGCTCGCCGCCCGCCGCGAGGACCGCCTCCGCGCGCTGGCCGACGAGCTGGCCTCGGCGCACCGCGTCCGCACCCTCGTCGTCCCCGCCGACCTGGGCGAGCCGGGCGCGGCGGACGCGCTCTGGCGCCAGGCGGCCGACGGGCGCGACATCCACCTCCTCGTCAACAACGCGGGCTTCGGGCTGAAGGGCCCGTTCCACGAGCTCCCGCTGGACCGCCAGGCGGAGATGGTGCGCGTGAACTGCATCGCCCCGCTGGAGCTGGCGCACCACGCGCTGGCCCACATGCGCGGGCGCGGCGGCGGCATCGTCAACGTCGCCTCCATCGCCGGCTACCAGCCGATCCCGCTGATGGCCACGTACGCGGCCACCAAGGCGTTCCTCATCACCCTCTCCGAGGCCCTCGCCGCCGAGTCGGGCGACGCCGGCGTGCGCGTCGTCACCGTGAACCCCGGCCCGGTGAAGACGGAGTTCCAGGCCGTCGCCGGCACGCAGGTCCGTGACCGCGCGCCGGGGCTGCGCACGCCCGGGCAGGTGGTCGAGGCCGCGCTCCGCGCGCTCGAAGCGGGGCGGATGACGGTCACGCCGGGCCTCGTCAACCGCATGGCCGCCGCGGCCGTCCGCATCGCCCCGCGCGGCATCGTCGTCCGCGCCGCGAAGGCGGTGATGCGCAAGCTGCGATGA
- a CDS encoding GNAT family N-acetyltransferase, whose product MTTVLKTPRLEMVGCGADTLRAEGEDRARFAELLRARVPDGWPPELYDDDARLWTLNAVESRPEHEGWWMYYLVLDGDVSDRELIGLAGYKGPPAEDGTVEVGYGVLDEHRRRGYATEATWALIERAFADPRVTRVTAETYPHLEPSIGVLRNLGFAFDGPGSEEGVIRFHLPREQWR is encoded by the coding sequence ATGACCACGGTGCTGAAGACGCCACGACTGGAGATGGTGGGATGCGGCGCGGACACGCTCCGCGCCGAGGGTGAGGACCGCGCGCGCTTCGCGGAGCTGCTGCGGGCGCGCGTGCCGGACGGCTGGCCGCCGGAGCTGTACGATGACGACGCGCGCCTGTGGACGCTGAACGCCGTCGAGAGCCGGCCGGAGCACGAGGGGTGGTGGATGTACTACCTCGTGCTGGATGGAGATGTGAGTGACCGCGAATTGATCGGCCTCGCGGGCTACAAGGGCCCGCCGGCGGAGGACGGCACGGTGGAGGTGGGCTACGGCGTGCTGGACGAGCACCGGCGCCGCGGCTACGCCACCGAGGCCACGTGGGCGCTGATCGAGCGCGCCTTCGCCGACCCACGCGTCACCCGCGTGACCGCCGAGACGTATCCGCACCTGGAGCCGTCCATCGGCGTGCTGCGCAACCTCGGCTTCGCGTTCGACGGCCCCGGCTCGGAGGAAGGCGTCATCCGCTTCCACCTGCCGCGGGAGCAGTGGAGATAG